One Bacillota bacterium genomic region harbors:
- a CDS encoding helix-turn-helix domain-containing protein: MDGCRSAAHGEGICSPFRRAAQLLGRRWTAEIIARLLPGPHRFRDIRRGVPGLSDRLLSQRLKELEEEGLVTRKVDASARPVQVAYGLTERGQQLVTALDALHEWAHQWL, translated from the coding sequence GTGGACGGATGCAGGTCGGCGGCGCACGGCGAGGGCATCTGCTCGCCCTTTCGCCGCGCCGCTCAGCTTCTGGGGCGTCGCTGGACGGCGGAGATCATCGCGCGGTTGCTGCCCGGACCTCACCGTTTCCGCGACATCCGGCGCGGGGTGCCCGGCCTCAGCGACCGGCTCCTCTCCCAGCGCCTGAAGGAGCTGGAAGAGGAGGGACTGGTGACCCGGAAGGTGGACGCTTCCGCCCGGCCGGTCCAGGTGGCGTACGGGTTGACCGAGCGGGGCCAGCAGCTGGTGACCGCCCTGGACGCCCTCCACGAGTGGGCGCACCAGTGGCTTTGA